A DNA window from Streptomyces canus contains the following coding sequences:
- a CDS encoding MaoC family dehydratase produces the protein MRKGDELPPLEIPITRTLIVAGAIASRDYQDVHHDPELARQKGSPDIFMNILTTNGLVGRYITDHFGPRTVLRKVAIRLGAPNYPGDTMVLTGTIEALEDTTATVRIVGTNGIGNHVTGTVTFSMRDAE, from the coding sequence ATGAGAAAGGGCGACGAGCTGCCACCCCTCGAGATCCCGATCACCCGCACGCTGATCGTCGCGGGCGCGATCGCCTCCCGGGACTACCAGGACGTGCACCACGACCCGGAACTGGCCCGGCAGAAGGGCTCCCCGGACATCTTCATGAACATCCTGACGACGAACGGCCTGGTGGGGCGCTACATCACCGACCACTTCGGACCACGGACCGTGCTCAGGAAGGTGGCCATCAGGCTGGGGGCGCCCAACTATCCGGGGGACACGATGGTGTTGACCGGAACCATAGAAGCTCTCGAGGACACCACCGCGACCGTCCGGATCGTGGGGACCAACGGCATCGGCAACCATGTGACCGGGACGGTCACGTTCTCGATGAGGGACGCCGAATGA
- a CDS encoding lipid-transfer protein: MSARARDALGGRAAIVGIGATEFSKDSGRSELRLAAEAVRAALDDAGLTAADVDGMVTFTMDTSPEITVAQACGIGELSFFSRVHYGGGAACATVQQAALAIAAGVAEVVVCYRAFNERSGRRFGSGVQHREPSAEGVALGWSLPFGLLTPASWVAMAAQRYLHTYGLGPEAFGHVAVTDRAYAATNPAAWFHGRPITLADHAASRWIVEPLRLLDCCQETDGGQAIVVTSLTRARALPHRPAVIAAAAQGAGRAQEQMTSFYRDDLTGLPEMNVVARQLWRTSGLSPRDIDVAILYDHFTPFVLMQLEEFGFCARGEAADFVRRAELPLNTHGGQLGEAYLHGMNGIAEAVRQLRGTAVNQVPEAERVLVTAGTGVPTSGLVLAVDA, from the coding sequence ATGAGCGCACGCGCGCGTGACGCGCTCGGAGGCCGGGCCGCGATCGTCGGCATCGGGGCCACCGAGTTCTCCAAGGACTCCGGTCGCAGCGAACTGCGCCTGGCCGCCGAGGCGGTCCGCGCGGCGCTCGACGACGCGGGGCTCACGGCGGCCGACGTGGACGGCATGGTCACGTTCACCATGGACACCAGCCCGGAGATCACCGTGGCCCAGGCCTGCGGGATCGGCGAGCTGTCCTTCTTCTCCCGCGTCCACTACGGCGGTGGCGCGGCCTGTGCGACCGTGCAGCAGGCGGCGCTCGCGATCGCCGCGGGCGTGGCCGAGGTCGTGGTCTGCTACCGCGCCTTCAACGAACGCTCCGGCCGCCGCTTCGGCTCCGGCGTCCAGCACCGCGAACCCTCCGCCGAGGGAGTCGCCCTCGGCTGGTCACTCCCCTTCGGCCTGCTCACTCCGGCCTCCTGGGTGGCGATGGCGGCCCAGCGCTATCTGCACACCTACGGCCTCGGCCCGGAGGCCTTCGGCCATGTGGCGGTGACCGACCGCGCGTACGCGGCCACCAACCCGGCCGCCTGGTTCCACGGCCGCCCCATCACCCTCGCCGACCACGCGGCCTCCCGCTGGATCGTCGAGCCGCTCAGGCTCCTGGACTGCTGTCAGGAGACCGACGGCGGCCAGGCGATCGTCGTCACCTCGCTCACACGCGCGCGTGCCCTCCCCCACCGGCCCGCCGTCATCGCGGCCGCCGCCCAGGGCGCGGGCCGCGCCCAGGAACAGATGACCAGCTTCTACCGCGACGACCTCACCGGCCTCCCCGAGATGAACGTCGTCGCCCGCCAGCTGTGGCGCACCTCCGGCCTGAGTCCCCGGGACATCGACGTGGCGATCCTGTACGACCATTTCACCCCGTTCGTCCTGATGCAGCTGGAGGAGTTCGGCTTCTGCGCCCGGGGCGAGGCCGCGGACTTCGTTCGCCGGGCCGAGCTCCCCCTCAACACCCATGGCGGCCAACTGGGCGAGGCCTACCTCCACGGCATGAACGGGATCGCGGAAGCCGTACGCCAACTGCGGGGGACGGCCGTGAACCAGGTGCCGGAGGCGGAGCGCGTGCTGGTGACGGCCGGGACAGGGGTACCCACGTCCGGGCTGGTGCTCGCCGTGGACGCGTAG
- a CDS encoding bifunctional MaoC family dehydratase N-terminal/OB-fold nucleic acid binding domain-containing protein produces the protein MGDDPDHQTPRPQPHPPADNLLTRLKTYEGHPAAVAGAGKDAVNLPMIRHWCEALGDTNPAYTGPGAVAPPTMLQAWTMGGLTGHTGRSSAYDELLALLDESGCTSVVATDCEQEYLQPLRPGDRITFDTVIESVSDRKTTRLGTGHFVTTRTDVRVGETLVGTHRFRILKYAPAQRKTTPPRPQRPRPVVNRDNAGFWEGVEQHRLLIQRCTSCATLRFPWLPGCARCGGPDWDTVEASGEGTVHSYVVMHHPPFPAFDPPYAVALVELAEGVRMISNVVGTPYDKVRIGMPVRLVFQAYDGDLTLPVFRATAEEAAV, from the coding sequence GGCACCCCGCCGCCGTCGCCGGGGCCGGCAAGGACGCCGTCAACCTCCCCATGATCCGGCACTGGTGCGAAGCCCTGGGCGATACCAACCCGGCCTACACCGGGCCAGGCGCCGTCGCCCCGCCCACCATGCTCCAGGCCTGGACGATGGGCGGCCTGACCGGGCACACGGGCAGGTCATCGGCGTACGACGAGCTCCTCGCGCTCCTCGACGAGTCGGGCTGCACCTCGGTCGTCGCCACCGACTGCGAGCAGGAGTATCTCCAACCCCTGCGCCCCGGCGACCGGATCACGTTCGACACCGTCATCGAGTCGGTCTCGGACCGCAAGACCACCCGGCTCGGCACCGGCCACTTCGTCACGACCCGCACCGACGTCCGCGTGGGCGAGACCCTCGTCGGCACCCACCGCTTCCGCATCCTCAAGTACGCGCCCGCACAACGGAAGACGACCCCTCCCCGGCCCCAACGCCCCCGCCCCGTCGTCAACCGTGACAACGCGGGCTTCTGGGAAGGCGTCGAACAGCACCGACTCCTCATCCAGCGCTGCACCTCCTGCGCGACCCTCCGCTTCCCCTGGCTCCCGGGCTGCGCCCGCTGCGGCGGCCCCGACTGGGACACGGTCGAGGCGAGCGGTGAGGGGACCGTCCACTCGTACGTCGTCATGCACCACCCGCCCTTCCCGGCCTTCGACCCTCCCTACGCCGTCGCGCTCGTCGAACTCGCGGAGGGCGTGCGGATGATCAGCAACGTGGTCGGGACGCCGTACGACAAGGTGCGGATCGGGATGCCGGTGCGGCTCGTTTTCCAGGCGTACGACGGTGACCTCACCCTTCCCGTCTTCCGCGCCACCGCCGAGGAGGCCGCCGTATGA